The genomic segment CTGCTTCCAGGCAAGCGCCAGCCCTTCCGGCACGGAGACGGTTACGACGGTCTTGCCGTACGGCTCGTAGTCGCGCAGCGGAATTGCCGCAAAAAACGGATAGGTGGACACATACTGCGTGTCCAGCCTGTATTCAAAATCCAGCAGCGATCCGGTCTGCACATTCGGCACGGCGAATTTAAGCGTCCTTGCCCCGGAATAGGCCGGATACTGCACATAAGCCCCGCCCTCCATTATTGAAATGTCGTTTACGAAGGATACGGAGGAGTCTGTCACGGAATAGCCGTAGCTGACGGCGGCGTGACGTATATCCGGCAGATAATTCAGCGCCGCAAAAGAGGCGGGGCTTTTGCCGCGCTCGCGCAGCACATACGGCACGGAGCGGGCGGAATACGAGTAGCTTTTGTCGGGGTTTATGTCTATGCGGACCTGCCGGAGAACGGTGAAATAGCCGTCGTCCGGGAAATCCGCGGCGCGGGGCGGCGCCGCCAGAATTCCCTTTATAAACCCGTCCTCCAGCGGAGCGGACATCGCGCCGGAGTATTCCTTCACGAACTGGATTTTAAGAATATCACCGCGCTTGTATGACTGCGTTTTCCCGCCCGAGTTTACGGAGACGGAAGCCGCGTCCAGCCCGGTTATGGTTCCGCTTATCTCGCTCCCGTCGTTGAGATAGAGCATGTCCGCGCGCGCGGCCTGAGCGAAAACGGCCAGTATCAGAAGCAGTTTTGACATAAAGTCTCCTATTTCACCCGGAAGAAAAGCTGGTTTTTGGTGTATTCGGCGGCGCGCTCCACGAAAGCTTTGTAGGAGACGTAGCCTTCCGCTGGAATTTCCCGCGCGGGCCGCTCCCAGGAAGCGGAGCAGACCACCCTGGCGCCGGATTTCTTTTTACACTGCGCGGAGAATGAACCGAACTCGTTTTCCATTTTTATTTTTTCCGGCAGCGAGATTATCTCGTAATTCGGCGGCAGCGAAACGGTATAGCTGAAATACCTGCCCATTGAAGTCATGTCGGTGTCATAGCGTATGGGATATTTCCGCCGCGCCTGCGCGATTTCGCTTATGCGGAACTGCTCTATCTCGAAATCAGGCAGCTTGAAAATCCGTATATTGCCGGCCTTCTGCGGATAATCCTTGACGATGTATTTCATTTGCAGCGAGAACGGTTTTTCCAAATCCTCCGCGTTGTTTACGGTCCAGCTTTCCAGCTCCGCGCGCGGAGAAACCGACTTGGACATCATCTGGAAAGTTCTTTTCTGTTCCTCCCGCTTCATGCGGCGGTAATGGCCGCATAGCGCGCCTTCGCGCGCGCCCGTGTAGCGGAAGGTCTCCGAAACCGCCGTGTCGCCGTTTGAGGAAACGGCAATCTCGTAATCATAGAAAGAGCCGTTGTCTTTCGGCGCGGGAACCGGCACGAAATCTATTTTTTTGTCAAAAAACGCCAGCACCTTCACGCCGTAGTCAAAGCCCGCGACTTCGGGATAGCGATAGTCGTAATTGGTGGAGTCCAGAAACACTTTTTTGCCGTCCACCACGGCCAGCGTGATGGAATGGTCAAAACCGATTTGCGGGATGTCAAAATCGATTTCCGCCATGTTGTTTGTGTTTATCCATAACGGGGTCGCCTTTATTCCGGCGACGCGCAGCATGGCGGTCAGCAGCAGCGATTTGTCTATGCAGCAGCCCCATCGGCGTTTCCAGGTCAGGTTCGCGTCATAACCGCCCCAGCCGGAAGCCACGCCGGTCTTGAGGGCGATGTAGCGGATTTCCTTCTGCACGTAATGGTAGATTTTTGCGGCTTTCTGTCCGTCGGTTTTAGCGCCTTTGACAAGCTCCAGCGTGAACCGTTCCAGCTCCGGCGAGGGTTTTGTCCGCTCCGCGTAAAACTGGTTGGCCCAGTCAAAAATAACATCCCAGCTTTTGAAAAGCGAGCCGCGCACAACCGGCGCGACGTTTTCATAAGGCGGCATTTCCGGCTCTCCCGACAGGGGAGCCACGTCATCCAGCCGCCAGCGGTATGTCCGGGAGGAGGCGGTTTCCGTTATCTCCGGCTCGCCCGATTTGCCGGGCATATTGCGCGCGGAATGGAAAAACTCCCGCCCCGCCGGAACGGTTATTTTCGCCTCGGAGCGCAACACCGGCCCCTCGCCGTCCTGAAAGCCCCAGAAAGGGAAGAAGAAATCTTTTCTGAAAGGGTTGTGCTCCTCGTTGAGTATCTCGTAATCCACGATGGAGCCTGTCTGCACATTGGGCATGTCGTACTGGACGCACACGGAGCCGGAAATGAAAAACGCGCTGCCGGCGTCCTGCGGCCTGGTGGTTTTTATTTTTCCGGGGTCCAGCGTGTAAATCTGCCCGTCGGGGGAATAGACATTGGCCTTCAGTATGGAAACGCGTTCCCTGCCGTCGTCTACGCATTGGGAGACTGAGCCCCAGCGCTGCAGCAGGCTCTCCTTGAGTATCTGGCGCACCATATGGGCGCGGAAAGACCGCGTCCCGTCGGGGTTGAGAGTGTATTCCCCGTAATCCAGCAGCACAAGCCCGTTTACGCCCGGATATTTCGCCGCAAGCCCGCGCGCCAGTCTAAAGGACTGTGCGGCATCCTTTTTGTCCTGCTCCGTAACCGGCGCGGCGGCCCCGGCAGCGCCTTCCCCGGAGGAAAACCGTATTTCCGCCGCGTCGCCGCGCGCGACGGGCGGATGCCCGCTAAAATTGATGGCTGATGCATCAATGGAAGAAACAGCAGCTTCAAATTCAGAGCCGTCGCGCAGCCGAAGAGTCTCCGCGCCGCAATTTTGCGCCGCCAGCAGAAATACAGCAGCCATAATTTTCATATGCCCTCCGCCTTGAAACTGTTCAGAATTTACTCCGCGCCAGACGCAGGCGCAACCGCCTTTTCTGCGGCG from the Elusimicrobiales bacterium genome contains:
- a CDS encoding DUF3857 domain-containing protein encodes the protein MAAVFLLAAQNCGAETLRLRDGSEFEAAVSSIDASAINFSGHPPVARGDAAEIRFSSGEGAAGAAAPVTEQDKKDAAQSFRLARGLAAKYPGVNGLVLLDYGEYTLNPDGTRSFRAHMVRQILKESLLQRWGSVSQCVDDGRERVSILKANVYSPDGQIYTLDPGKIKTTRPQDAGSAFFISGSVCVQYDMPNVQTGSIVDYEILNEEHNPFRKDFFFPFWGFQDGEGPVLRSEAKITVPAGREFFHSARNMPGKSGEPEITETASSRTYRWRLDDVAPLSGEPEMPPYENVAPVVRGSLFKSWDVIFDWANQFYAERTKPSPELERFTLELVKGAKTDGQKAAKIYHYVQKEIRYIALKTGVASGWGGYDANLTWKRRWGCCIDKSLLLTAMLRVAGIKATPLWINTNNMAEIDFDIPQIGFDHSITLAVVDGKKVFLDSTNYDYRYPEVAGFDYGVKVLAFFDKKIDFVPVPAPKDNGSFYDYEIAVSSNGDTAVSETFRYTGAREGALCGHYRRMKREEQKRTFQMMSKSVSPRAELESWTVNNAEDLEKPFSLQMKYIVKDYPQKAGNIRIFKLPDFEIEQFRISEIAQARRKYPIRYDTDMTSMGRYFSYTVSLPPNYEIISLPEKIKMENEFGSFSAQCKKKSGARVVCSASWERPAREIPAEGYVSYKAFVERAAEYTKNQLFFRVK